A section of the Solitalea canadensis DSM 3403 genome encodes:
- a CDS encoding MDR family MFS transporter — protein MLQQTLTLYKNAYSGLSRPTWLLSFVILINRAGAMVLPFMTVYLTQELHYSIAQAGVVMACFGAGAIIGAYFGGRLTDKFGFSNLQFWSLFLNGFMFIVLGQMHSIYAIGACFFALSVIGESFRPANSAAVAYYSAPENRTRSYSLNRLAVNLGFSVGPAIGGLLAGISYNLLFWVDGITCIVAAILLRMFLPRVTKTPEKEVAQKSITENTQSAYKDKVYLSFIFFVTLYAICFFQMFTIIPVYYKEVVHLKEWQIGLVMAMNGILIAIIEMVMVYKLEGRRSPLVYISKGTLLLGSSFLMFNILGPSAMVVVISMLAITFGEMLSMPFMNSFWISRSSENNRGQYAALYTIAYSIAQVLSPTLGSRIVQNYGFTTLWYVISGLSLVIFAGFWMLKNKLEAAKEPIAEQVLVD, from the coding sequence ATGCTTCAACAAACTTTAACACTTTATAAGAACGCTTACAGCGGTCTATCTCGTCCTACGTGGTTATTATCATTCGTAATCCTGATTAACAGAGCAGGGGCGATGGTACTGCCATTTATGACTGTATACTTAACTCAGGAACTTCATTATTCAATTGCACAGGCTGGTGTTGTAATGGCTTGTTTTGGAGCAGGAGCGATTATTGGAGCCTATTTTGGAGGAAGATTAACTGATAAATTCGGCTTTTCGAATTTACAGTTTTGGAGTTTGTTTTTGAACGGCTTCATGTTCATCGTATTGGGACAAATGCACTCAATCTATGCAATAGGAGCTTGTTTCTTTGCATTAAGTGTTATTGGAGAGTCATTCCGTCCGGCAAACTCAGCAGCAGTTGCTTATTACAGTGCTCCTGAAAATCGCACACGATCTTATTCTCTCAACCGGTTGGCGGTTAACCTAGGATTTTCCGTTGGTCCTGCAATCGGAGGTTTATTGGCGGGTATCAGTTACAACCTGTTGTTTTGGGTAGATGGTATCACGTGTATTGTGGCGGCGATATTACTCCGAATGTTTTTGCCAAGGGTTACCAAAACACCGGAAAAAGAAGTTGCCCAAAAAAGCATAACAGAAAATACCCAATCGGCATACAAGGATAAAGTGTATTTATCATTTATCTTTTTTGTAACGCTGTATGCTATTTGTTTCTTTCAAATGTTTACCATCATTCCGGTATATTATAAAGAGGTAGTGCATTTAAAAGAGTGGCAAATAGGCTTGGTTATGGCAATGAACGGTATTTTGATTGCCATTATTGAAATGGTTATGGTGTATAAACTGGAAGGAAGGCGATCGCCATTGGTTTACATTAGCAAAGGTACCTTATTACTCGGTTCGTCATTTCTGATGTTTAATATTTTGGGACCTTCAGCTATGGTGGTGGTTATATCAATGTTGGCCATAACCTTTGGCGAAATGTTATCAATGCCCTTTATGAATTCATTTTGGATAAGCAGAAGTTCAGAAAATAATCGAGGTCAGTACGCAGCATTATATACCATAGCCTATTCAATAGCCCAAGTATTATCTCCAACTTTGGGATCTCGCATTGTCCAGAATTATGGTTTTACAACTCTCTGGTATGTGATATCGGGTTTGTCGCTTGTAATATTTGCCGGTTTTTGGATGTTAAAAAACAAATTAGAAGCAGCTAAGGAACCAATAGCCGAACAGGTGTTAGTAGATTAA
- a CDS encoding DUF3857 domain-containing protein has protein sequence MSTVKPKSLTFLFLLLAAIFIFDDVSAFSKKVEIKPKPSWLLPIKESNNKINFKEVRDGFYLSLYEEQHHVEQKACYRRVVREIISETGVQHGSQIQVSYDPVYESIAFHSIVIKRQGEMINKLPNAKFKIIQNEEDLSRFLYYGYHTAYLILDDVRKGDQIEFSYTVTGRNPVFNDKYESDIYFQTSDPVGHIYETVIFNPKRKLNFKSFHNAPQAIVSQKNGLNCYEWNLYSVKAADIEDYQPSWFNNYPHVQITEFANWNEVVSWALKLNQPSVVISPDLQKKIDEYKKESKDEYDYFQKVVRFVQDQIRYMGVEMGAYSHKPNTTAAIFKQRYGDCKDKSLLLCTMLKSNGIDAYMVYVNTYAKARTDEFLPSASVFNHAVVNAVINGKKYWIDPTISHQRGPAHALAFPNYEKGLVIKNNTYSLTPIKMNTPGYVWLTEDFELAPNKKDVVLSVSTQYTLNVADDVRYRLANVGIQELEKSNLDYYSKVYGDVESLEEVKIEDNEEENTIRFLEKYSIKNFWKNDKESSLLKTSIRAHSLANMLIQIPGKARVAPIGLNYPYYLRYEINVQTPSPISVRGMDYELVKPEYRFISRPTSTQKSVNLYYEYEILQESVSAIKAPEFIKDVNSIKEQLEFTLTSDGSIDGKPKSNGPVWLTLFCTLLLIGGLVFGAKKIYRYSLPYHVDEYEDILPIGGWLILVAIGLCISPLLIFATLTTGGFFSEALWANLFNLKPVVSVMVILEYAINIGFIVFSVLLIIMFFKRRNTVPKLMVIFYSVYAVWFTSDMLLASWVNNTPVSYQVGKEIFLVILRVAIFIPYFILSSRVKQTFVFTHPDYMNNTDTQATQSVQVPEEIES, from the coding sequence ATGTCTACTGTAAAGCCTAAATCATTAACATTTCTATTTTTACTCTTAGCTGCTATTTTTATTTTCGATGATGTATCCGCCTTCTCAAAAAAAGTAGAGATTAAGCCTAAACCTTCTTGGTTGCTTCCAATTAAAGAAAGCAATAATAAAATCAATTTTAAAGAAGTTAGAGATGGTTTTTACCTTTCATTATATGAGGAACAGCATCACGTTGAACAAAAAGCTTGTTATAGGAGAGTTGTCAGAGAAATTATATCTGAAACGGGTGTTCAGCATGGTTCGCAAATTCAGGTGTCTTATGATCCTGTTTATGAAAGTATTGCCTTTCATAGTATAGTAATAAAACGACAAGGGGAGATGATCAATAAATTGCCTAATGCTAAATTCAAGATCATCCAAAATGAAGAAGATCTTTCAAGGTTTTTGTATTATGGCTATCATACAGCCTATTTAATACTAGATGATGTAAGAAAGGGCGATCAAATCGAATTCTCTTATACAGTTACGGGTAGAAATCCGGTTTTTAATGATAAATATGAAAGTGATATTTATTTCCAAACTTCAGATCCTGTTGGACATATTTATGAAACTGTCATTTTTAATCCCAAAAGAAAACTCAATTTTAAGTCATTCCATAATGCTCCACAGGCAATAGTTTCTCAGAAAAATGGATTGAATTGCTATGAATGGAATCTCTATTCTGTTAAAGCTGCCGACATTGAGGATTATCAACCAAGTTGGTTTAATAATTATCCACATGTACAAATAACAGAATTTGCCAACTGGAATGAAGTGGTAAGTTGGGCATTAAAATTAAACCAGCCATCCGTTGTAATTTCTCCCGATCTTCAGAAAAAGATCGATGAATATAAAAAGGAAAGCAAAGATGAGTATGATTATTTTCAGAAAGTTGTTCGCTTTGTTCAGGATCAAATAAGATACATGGGTGTTGAAATGGGCGCTTATTCACATAAACCCAATACAACAGCTGCAATATTCAAACAACGTTATGGTGATTGTAAGGATAAATCACTTTTGCTATGCACCATGCTTAAATCTAATGGCATTGATGCATATATGGTATATGTAAATACCTATGCTAAAGCTAGAACAGATGAATTTTTGCCAAGTGCTTCGGTATTTAATCATGCGGTGGTTAATGCGGTTATTAATGGTAAAAAGTACTGGATTGATCCAACAATTTCTCATCAAAGAGGTCCTGCACATGCTTTGGCTTTTCCAAATTATGAAAAAGGACTGGTAATCAAGAATAATACCTATAGCCTAACCCCAATAAAAATGAACACGCCTGGGTATGTTTGGCTAACGGAAGACTTTGAATTAGCTCCTAATAAAAAAGATGTTGTTCTTAGTGTTTCTACTCAGTATACATTAAATGTGGCAGACGATGTGAGATATCGTTTGGCGAATGTTGGTATTCAAGAACTTGAGAAAAGTAATCTTGATTATTATAGTAAAGTGTACGGCGATGTTGAAAGTTTGGAAGAAGTGAAGATAGAGGATAACGAGGAGGAGAACACTATCAGGTTTTTGGAGAAGTATAGTATTAAGAATTTCTGGAAAAACGATAAAGAAAGTAGTCTCTTAAAAACGTCTATAAGAGCTCATTCATTAGCAAATATGTTAATCCAAATTCCTGGAAAAGCCAGGGTTGCTCCAATTGGATTAAATTATCCTTACTATTTACGTTATGAAATCAATGTTCAAACTCCGTCGCCAATTAGTGTTAGAGGTATGGATTATGAACTGGTTAAACCTGAGTACCGGTTCATTTCAAGACCTACATCTACTCAAAAATCAGTAAACCTTTATTATGAATATGAGATTCTACAAGAAAGCGTTTCAGCCATTAAAGCTCCCGAGTTTATTAAGGATGTGAATAGTATCAAAGAACAATTGGAGTTTACGCTTACGTCTGATGGGAGTATTGATGGGAAACCTAAGAGTAATGGCCCGGTTTGGCTGACTCTGTTTTGTACTTTATTGTTAATTGGAGGATTAGTGTTTGGGGCAAAAAAAATATATAGGTATTCTTTGCCGTATCATGTTGATGAATATGAAGACATATTGCCTATCGGTGGGTGGTTAATTTTGGTAGCTATTGGCTTGTGTATTTCACCTTTACTTATTTTTGCCACACTGACCACTGGAGGTTTCTTCAGTGAAGCTTTATGGGCAAATTTGTTTAATCTTAAACCGGTTGTATCAGTAATGGTGATTCTTGAATATGCAATCAATATTGGTTTTATAGTCTTCTCGGTATTGTTAATTATCATGTTCTTTAAGAGGAGAAATACAGTTCCGAAACTCATGGTAATTTTTTATTCGGTTTATGCGGTCTGGTTTACCAGTGATATGTTACTAGCATCATGGGTTAATAATACACCTGTTTCTTATCAGGTGGGTAAAGAGATTTTCTTGGTGATATTAAGGGTTGCTATCTTTATTCCTTATTTTATTCTATCCTCACGCGTAAAGCAAACATTTGTTTTTACACATCCGGATTACATGAATAATACGGACACCCAAGCGACTCAATCTGTACAGGTTCCGGAAGAGATCGAGAGTTAA
- a CDS encoding Lrp/AsnC family transcriptional regulator, with the protein MEKLDVLDCRILNLLQKDASLHVKDIANAIGLSPSPTYERINRLKREGFIEKYVVLVNREKLGKQLLVLCTVTLKQQSMETLTNFEEAIQQFTEVLEVLCLAGSHDYLLKIAVKDVNDYHSFVMNRLSTIPNISNLQSSFVLKEIKHETALEIE; encoded by the coding sequence ATGGAAAAGTTGGATGTACTCGATTGCCGGATCTTAAATCTGCTGCAAAAAGATGCTTCTTTACACGTAAAGGATATTGCCAACGCAATTGGGTTAAGTCCTTCGCCTACTTATGAGCGCATTAACAGGCTAAAGCGAGAAGGCTTTATTGAAAAGTATGTCGTGTTGGTAAACCGGGAGAAATTAGGAAAGCAGTTGCTTGTACTTTGCACCGTAACTCTAAAGCAACAATCGATGGAAACGCTTACTAATTTTGAAGAAGCGATTCAGCAGTTTACAGAAGTTCTGGAAGTGTTATGTTTGGCCGGGAGTCATGATTACCTGCTCAAAATAGCCGTGAAAGATGTAAATGATTATCACTCATTTGTAATGAACAGATTATCAACTATCCCTAATATTTCGAATTTGCAGAGTAGTTTTGTGCTAAAGGAAATCAAACATGAAACTGCATTGGAAATAGAGTAG